A section of the Telopea speciosissima isolate NSW1024214 ecotype Mountain lineage chromosome 3, Tspe_v1, whole genome shotgun sequence genome encodes:
- the LOC122654489 gene encoding probable sodium/metabolite cotransporter BASS2, chloroplastic encodes MSLSVHLRPFISFSETHSNPSILTPRMLTVSVPTKLWKLSPIKSIHGKHEFPSAVSEKPRWVKVLDTAASLYPLYVTIGGIVACVKPTAFSWLVERAPASYSFSLGFIMLAMGLTLELKDLYSLFIQRHFSILCGCVAQYTIMPSLGMIISKSLGLPPSISVGLILLACCPGGTASNVVTLIAQGDVPLSIVMTVCTTLGAVVLTPLLTKILAGTYVPVDAIKLSISTLQVVVAPILLGSYMQSSFPAAVQIFTPFAPLLAVLVSSLLACSVFSENVVHLKSTVLSASWPSDLSPLLHIQEILSGELGVVILSVLLLHFGGFFVGYLSAYICGFRESQRRAISIEVGMQNSSLGVVLATSHFTSPMVALPSAMSAVIMNIMGSSLGLIWRYIDHSDSKTTPKVEKV; translated from the exons ATGTCTCTCTCCGTCCACCTTCGTCCTTTCATTTCCTTCTCAGAAACCCACTCCAACCCTTCAATTCTCACACCCCGGATGCTCACAGTCTCTGTTCCAACAAAGCTCTGGAAGCTCTCCCCTATAAAATCTATTCATGGAAAACATGAATTTCCCTCTGCTGTCTCTGAGAAGCCAAGGTGGGTAAAAGTGCTTGACACAGCAGCAAGCCTGTATCCACTCTATGTGACCATTGGAGGGATCGTTGCTTGTGTGAAACCAACTGCTTTCTCATGGCTTGTGGAGAGAGCCCCTGCTTCGTACAGCTTCTCTCTTGGGTTTATTATGCTGGCAATGGGTCTCACGCTGGAGCTCAAGGACCTCTATAGCTTGTTCATCCAAAGGCACTTTTCA ATACTGTGCGGATGTGTTGCTCAGTACACAATTATGCCATCATTGGGAATGATTATAAGTAAATCCCTTGGGCTTCCTCCTTCTATTTCAGTTGGTTTGATTTTGCTTGCTTGTTGCCCTGGAGGTACTGCATCTAATGTG GTAACATTAATTGCTCAAGGGGATGTGCCACTGTCCATTGTAATGACTGTATGTACCACTCTTGGAGCAGTAGTTCTCACTCCTCTCTTGACCAAGATTCTAGCAGGGACTTATGTTCCTGTTGATGCCATCAAGCTTTCCATCAGCACCCTGCAG GTTGTTGTTGCTCCAATTCTGCTGGGTTCTTATATGCAGAGCTCATTTCCAGCTGCTGTACAAATTTTCACACCTTTTGCACCCCTCCTTGCTGTTTTAGTTTCATCGTTGCTTGCTTGCAG TGTATTTTCGGAAAATGTTGTTCACCTCAAATCAACTGTACTGAGTGCATCTTGGCCCTCTGATCTGTCTCCACTGCTTCACATCCAAGAAATACTCTCTGGAGAGTTGGGGGTTGTAATATTGTCTGTGCTGCTATTGCATTTTGGAGGTTTCTTTGTGGG GTATCTTTCAGCATATATTTGTGGGTTTAGAGAATCACAACGACGAGCAATTTCAATTGAG GTCGGCATGCAAAATTCATCGTTGGGTGTGGTCCTTGCCACCTCTCATTTCACCTCTCCTATGGTTGCTTTGCCCTCTGCAATGTCAGCTGTGATTATGAACATAATGGGTAGCAGTCTGGGATTAATTTGGAGATATATTGATCATTCTGATTCCAAAACGACACCTAAAGTTGAGAAGGTATGA